Proteins from a genomic interval of Microbacterium phyllosphaerae:
- a CDS encoding mandelate racemase/muconate lactonizing enzyme family protein, which translates to MTTIRSLTTRLQRVSLTRPWAADVTSVGVIATHVVRSDGAEGWGFSWSPQIGAPAVNALLEHDIAPAAVGRSAVPGEAWQGLWEHLHEAGGGGITTIALAGLDLALWDAAARSAGGTVSGSIGRRRDRVRAYGSGVNLHYPLDDLLAQVQRWIDSGFDAVKIKVGKPDLAEDLDRVAAVRELLGPDRSLMIDANQRWDLDRAAMSVDALSRFDLAWIEEPLRADDLDGHTELARRIDVPIALGENLHTVHRFGDFLRSGAAQIVQPNIVRVGGITPFLRIAELAASHGAALHPHLLPELSGQLALTLPDTASEVLVEDVEDAGFGSLGALVDPAPVTIADGWLTENAHDGLGIRFAPLLTDDPARIDDPAFTAGKDPS; encoded by the coding sequence GTGACCACGATCCGGAGTCTGACGACGCGTCTGCAGCGGGTGTCGTTGACGCGCCCGTGGGCTGCCGATGTCACCTCCGTCGGCGTCATCGCGACGCACGTCGTCCGCTCCGACGGAGCCGAGGGCTGGGGCTTCTCGTGGAGCCCGCAGATCGGGGCGCCTGCGGTGAACGCTCTGCTCGAACACGACATCGCACCGGCCGCAGTCGGGCGATCGGCAGTCCCCGGCGAAGCCTGGCAGGGGCTGTGGGAGCACCTGCATGAAGCCGGAGGCGGAGGGATCACGACCATCGCGCTCGCCGGACTCGATCTCGCGCTGTGGGACGCCGCGGCTCGGTCAGCCGGCGGCACGGTGTCCGGATCGATCGGCCGCCGCCGCGATCGCGTGCGCGCCTACGGCTCGGGGGTGAACCTGCACTATCCGCTCGATGACCTGCTCGCGCAGGTGCAGCGGTGGATCGATTCGGGGTTCGACGCCGTGAAGATCAAGGTCGGCAAGCCCGATCTCGCCGAGGACCTCGACCGCGTCGCCGCCGTCCGCGAGCTGTTGGGACCGGATCGATCGCTGATGATCGACGCGAACCAGCGGTGGGATCTCGACCGGGCGGCCATGTCGGTCGACGCGCTGTCGCGTTTCGACCTCGCCTGGATCGAGGAACCGCTGCGAGCCGACGACCTCGACGGCCACACGGAACTCGCACGACGCATCGATGTACCGATCGCGCTCGGCGAGAACCTGCACACCGTGCACCGCTTCGGCGACTTCCTGCGCTCGGGTGCGGCGCAGATCGTGCAGCCCAACATCGTGCGCGTGGGCGGCATCACCCCGTTCCTCCGCATCGCCGAACTGGCCGCATCGCACGGCGCCGCCCTGCACCCGCATCTGCTTCCCGAGCTCTCGGGACAACTCGCGCTGACTCTGCCCGACACCGCATCCGAGGTGCTCGTCGAAGATGTCGAGGACGCCGGGTTCGGCTCCCTCGGCGCCCTGGTCGACCCCGCGCCGGTGACGATCGCCGACGGCTGGCTCACCGAGAACGCGCATGACGGCCTCGGCATCCGGTTCGCCCCTCTGCTCACCGACGACCCCGCACGCATCGACGACCCCGCGTTCACCGCAGGAAAGGACCCCTCGTGA
- a CDS encoding 5-dehydro-4-deoxyglucarate dehydratase, with protein sequence MDFDGILFFPVTPFAPDGTIDHGLLAAHVATGVEAGAGGVFPACGTGEFHALSASEAAAVTRTAVTAVAGRVPVIAGAGGPLGHAIEVATAAADAGADGLLVLPPYLVGGTQAGLAAYVEQIVEAASLPVIIYHRGSAQYSVETVRRLVANPKVVGFKDGTGDIGATQLIVRAVAEEGRSDFAFFNGLLTAELTQGAYRGIGVPLYSSAAFAMAPDIADAYYRAYADGDEARRLALLDGFYRPLVELRDETPGFGVSLIKAGLRLSGLAVGSVRAPLVDPTPAQEARLAEILAAGRALL encoded by the coding sequence ATGGACTTCGATGGAATCCTCTTCTTCCCGGTGACCCCGTTCGCCCCGGACGGCACGATCGACCATGGGCTGCTCGCCGCCCATGTCGCGACCGGCGTCGAGGCCGGAGCCGGCGGGGTGTTCCCCGCGTGCGGCACGGGCGAGTTCCACGCCCTGTCGGCGAGCGAAGCCGCCGCGGTCACCCGCACGGCTGTCACCGCTGTGGCCGGACGCGTGCCCGTCATCGCCGGCGCCGGTGGCCCGCTCGGCCACGCGATCGAGGTGGCGACGGCCGCAGCCGATGCCGGCGCCGACGGACTTCTCGTGCTGCCGCCCTATCTCGTCGGCGGCACGCAGGCGGGGCTCGCCGCCTATGTCGAGCAGATCGTCGAGGCAGCGAGCCTGCCCGTGATCATCTACCACCGCGGCAGTGCGCAGTACTCGGTCGAGACGGTGCGCCGGCTGGTCGCCAATCCGAAGGTCGTGGGCTTCAAAGACGGCACCGGCGACATCGGCGCGACGCAGCTGATCGTCCGCGCCGTCGCCGAGGAGGGCCGCTCGGACTTCGCGTTCTTCAACGGTCTCCTCACGGCCGAGCTCACCCAGGGGGCGTATCGCGGCATCGGCGTGCCCCTGTATTCCTCGGCCGCCTTCGCGATGGCGCCTGACATCGCCGACGCCTACTACCGGGCCTATGCGGACGGTGACGAAGCGCGGCGCCTCGCTCTGCTCGACGGCTTCTATCGACCTCTCGTCGAGCTGCGCGACGAGACCCCGGGGTTCGGGGTCTCCCTCATCAAAGCGGGCCTGCGGCTCTCGGGCCTCGCGGTCGGGTCGGTCCGCGCACCGCTCGTCGACCCGACTCCCGCGCAGGAGGCACGCCTCGCCGAGATCCTCGCGGCAGGACGCGCACTGCTGTGA
- a CDS encoding NAD-dependent epimerase/dehydratase family protein gives MMRIVVTGGSGRLGRSLSAGLAEAGHEIVSIDREPTDDLDRPGITQFSLDLTDADATASALAGASADALIHLAAIAVPFSAPEDVILRTNGALAQSVLGGAVRAGIHRVVAASSPTVIGYGAPRGWTPERLPLDETSPAEPWNAYALSKLLIEQTIDMLRRQTGDDVRFASFRPCYVIAPEEWAGAPTQQGHTVLERLDDPALSAPALFNYVDARDVAGFADTLLAALDDIPNGEVFFVGADDALARRPLSELLPRFHPGTEHAAAALTGNTPAFSSAKAAHLLGWRPTRSWRTELDPAAASVTAPATASVS, from the coding sequence CTGATGAGGATCGTCGTCACCGGAGGGTCCGGCCGACTCGGGCGATCGCTGTCCGCGGGTCTCGCCGAGGCGGGGCACGAGATCGTCTCGATCGACCGAGAGCCCACCGACGACCTCGATCGCCCGGGAATCACCCAGTTCTCGCTCGATCTCACCGATGCGGATGCCACGGCATCGGCGCTCGCGGGCGCCTCAGCCGACGCGCTCATCCATCTCGCAGCGATCGCGGTGCCCTTCAGCGCGCCGGAGGACGTCATCCTGCGCACCAACGGCGCGCTCGCGCAGTCGGTGCTCGGCGGAGCGGTCCGCGCCGGCATCCACCGCGTGGTCGCCGCCTCCAGTCCGACCGTGATCGGCTACGGCGCTCCGCGCGGATGGACGCCCGAGCGGCTGCCCCTCGACGAGACTTCGCCCGCCGAGCCGTGGAACGCCTATGCCCTGTCGAAGCTGCTCATCGAGCAGACCATCGACATGCTGCGACGCCAGACCGGCGACGACGTGCGCTTCGCGTCCTTCCGCCCCTGCTATGTGATCGCCCCGGAAGAGTGGGCCGGAGCTCCGACGCAGCAGGGCCACACCGTGCTCGAGCGACTCGACGACCCGGCACTGTCGGCTCCCGCTCTGTTCAACTACGTCGACGCCCGGGACGTCGCCGGCTTCGCCGACACCCTGCTCGCCGCTCTCGACGACATCCCGAACGGTGAGGTCTTCTTCGTCGGCGCCGACGACGCGCTCGCCCGTCGTCCTCTGAGCGAGCTGCTCCCCCGCTTCCACCCCGGCACCGAGCACGCGGCTGCGGCATTGACCGGCAACACCCCCGCCTTCAGCTCCGCCAAGGCTGCGCACCTGCTGGGCTGGCGCCCGACCCGCAGCTGGCGGACGGAGCTCGACCCCGCCGCCGCGTCCGTCACCGCACCCGCCACCGCATCCGTCTCCTGA
- a CDS encoding Gfo/Idh/MocA family protein has protein sequence MTKTRYALAGAGARAQMYIEGILGAHRDRAELVAIVEPNPVRAAHYADRIAEVGAPAPRLATPDELEQVIRDERVDRVIICSRDDLHAELIVRSLEADADVVVEKPLTIDAASAARIEDAVERTGRQVVLTFNYRYSPRNSALRQVIQDGTIGQVTSVDFSWMLDTNHGADYFRRWHREKQNSGGLLVHKSSHHFDLVNWWIRSQPTRVFASGGLRFYGADNAAARGLGERPARGTHDGGDLFELDLRTDERLAALYLDAEEHDGYRRDLDVFSEGITIEDNLALVVDYASGATMSYSLNAHSPWEGYRVAVNGTLGRVELEVVERGAVLAGEGLHPHIDPSLSGSDGTTSLRPEGERLIVQRHWEEAYEVSIDGGDGGHGGGDELLLSDVFEGPGDDPLARPADWTDGIRSIAVGIAGNRSLETGLPVKVSELGIALLEH, from the coding sequence ATGACGAAGACCCGCTACGCCCTCGCCGGAGCCGGAGCCCGCGCCCAGATGTACATCGAGGGGATCCTCGGCGCCCACCGTGATCGCGCCGAGCTCGTGGCGATCGTCGAACCGAACCCGGTGCGCGCCGCGCACTACGCCGACCGCATCGCCGAGGTCGGGGCGCCCGCTCCCCGGCTCGCGACGCCGGACGAGCTCGAGCAGGTGATCCGCGACGAGCGCGTCGACCGGGTCATCATCTGCTCCCGCGACGACCTGCACGCCGAACTGATCGTCCGGTCGCTCGAGGCGGACGCCGATGTCGTGGTCGAGAAGCCGCTCACCATCGATGCGGCGAGCGCAGCCCGCATCGAGGACGCGGTCGAGCGCACGGGCCGTCAGGTCGTCCTGACCTTCAACTATCGCTACTCGCCGCGCAACAGCGCGCTGCGCCAGGTGATCCAGGACGGCACGATCGGTCAGGTCACCTCGGTGGACTTCTCGTGGATGCTCGACACCAACCACGGCGCCGACTACTTCCGCCGCTGGCACCGTGAGAAGCAGAATTCGGGCGGACTGCTCGTGCACAAGTCGAGTCATCACTTCGATCTGGTGAACTGGTGGATCCGCTCGCAGCCGACCCGTGTCTTCGCCTCGGGCGGTCTGCGCTTCTACGGTGCCGACAACGCCGCCGCCCGCGGCCTGGGCGAGCGCCCGGCCCGCGGCACCCACGACGGCGGCGACCTCTTCGAACTCGACCTCCGCACCGACGAGCGCCTCGCCGCGCTCTACCTCGACGCCGAGGAGCATGACGGATACCGGCGCGACCTCGACGTGTTCAGCGAGGGGATCACGATCGAGGACAACCTCGCACTCGTGGTGGACTACGCCTCGGGTGCGACCATGTCGTACTCGTTGAACGCGCACTCTCCGTGGGAGGGCTATCGGGTTGCGGTCAACGGCACGCTCGGCCGGGTCGAGCTCGAGGTCGTCGAGCGGGGCGCCGTTCTCGCCGGCGAGGGCCTGCATCCGCACATCGACCCCAGCCTCTCGGGCAGCGACGGCACCACCTCCCTGCGCCCGGAGGGCGAGCGACTGATCGTGCAGCGGCACTGGGAAGAGGCCTACGAGGTCTCGATCGACGGCGGCGACGGCGGCCACGGCGGCGGCGACGAGCTGCTTCTCTCGGATGTCTTCGAGGGCCCTGGCGACGACCCGCTCGCACGCCCGGCCGACTGGACCGACGGCATCCGTTCGATCGCGGTCGGCATCGCCGGCAACCGTTCGCTCGAGACGGGCCTGCCGGTGAAGGTCTCGGAGCTCGGCATCGCGCTGCTGGAGCACTGA
- a CDS encoding LacI family DNA-binding transcriptional regulator gives MARESSRPGITDVARLAGVSLSTVSRAMNGNPTVDPALAERVLAAAAELGYTANPVARSLVLGRTQTVAVVIPDLENPTFQAILRGLSRAATTDGYHVLIADSREDLDEEHALARATRLRTDGVILCAPRMPEEELATLLPALSPAVVINRGPQVSTPVVGADYGSGMREIVDHLTSLGHRRLVYLAGATRSVTHRARQEAIAAAVSRTAGLDVEEISAGVDFDSGTAVADQVLASGATAVIAYNDLVAMGLLSALTVRRVDVPERLSITGFDDIPFAAYTSPPLTTAAVPAVEIGAAAWSAMHAQLTGGEPTPALTLTPSLVVRGSTAAPHDV, from the coding sequence ATGGCACGCGAATCGTCACGCCCGGGCATCACCGACGTCGCGAGACTCGCCGGTGTCTCGCTGTCGACCGTGTCCCGCGCGATGAACGGCAACCCGACCGTCGACCCCGCTCTCGCCGAGCGCGTGCTGGCCGCCGCCGCCGAACTCGGATACACCGCCAACCCTGTGGCCCGCAGCCTCGTACTCGGCCGCACGCAGACCGTCGCCGTCGTCATTCCCGACCTCGAGAACCCGACGTTCCAGGCGATCCTACGCGGACTCAGCCGCGCAGCCACCACCGACGGCTATCACGTGCTCATCGCCGATTCGCGCGAAGACCTCGACGAAGAGCACGCCCTCGCCAGGGCCACCAGGCTGCGTACCGATGGGGTGATCCTCTGCGCACCGCGCATGCCCGAAGAGGAACTGGCGACGCTTCTTCCCGCACTCTCCCCCGCCGTCGTGATCAACCGGGGTCCGCAGGTCAGCACTCCCGTCGTCGGCGCCGACTACGGGTCGGGCATGCGCGAGATCGTCGACCACCTCACCTCGCTCGGTCACCGTCGTCTGGTGTATCTCGCCGGCGCGACCCGCAGCGTGACACACAGAGCTCGACAGGAGGCGATCGCCGCAGCGGTCTCGAGAACAGCGGGACTCGACGTCGAGGAGATCAGCGCCGGGGTCGATTTCGACAGCGGCACCGCGGTGGCCGACCAGGTGCTCGCGAGCGGAGCCACGGCGGTCATCGCCTACAACGACCTCGTGGCGATGGGCCTGCTCTCCGCGCTCACGGTGCGGAGGGTCGACGTGCCGGAGCGTCTCTCGATCACGGGCTTCGACGACATCCCGTTCGCCGCCTACACCTCGCCGCCGCTCACGACGGCAGCCGTTCCCGCGGTCGAGATCGGCGCGGCCGCGTGGTCGGCGATGCACGCTCAGCTCACGGGCGGCGAGCCCACTCCGGCTCTTACCCTGACCCCGAGCCTGGTCGTGCGCGGAAGCACCGCCGCCCCGCACGACGTCTGA
- a CDS encoding peptidase M24: MVGASEDRIEKQERVARVRRQFDGSPLVLASHEAVSWYLDGVHTHVSLAGPPVLAVRAEERGDVLFVADNEADRMIAEELLPEDAERIVRVPWWIPPAAAAAEEAAVSESQAAPRLRAARARMLPAETARYRSLGRETAETLTDVLSRVGPDESERAVAAVAAAELIARGIDPLVVLVSGAGRGAYRHPLPTAGVLGDRAMIVVCGRRDGLIANATRWVGASVDEEPILGVERAFLDASVPGAHLDDAFAAGTAAYARFGFDVDEWQRHHQGGPTGYAGRDPRATASTTDLLVEDQAFAWNPTAPGVKVEDTMLRTSAGWEVLTVDERWPSVEYAGLRRPVARAYGV; the protein is encoded by the coding sequence ATGGTCGGAGCATCCGAGGACCGTATCGAGAAGCAGGAGCGCGTCGCCCGAGTGCGCCGTCAGTTCGATGGCAGCCCACTCGTGCTCGCCTCGCACGAGGCCGTGTCGTGGTACCTCGACGGCGTGCACACGCACGTGTCGCTCGCGGGCCCGCCGGTGCTCGCGGTGCGGGCGGAGGAGCGCGGGGACGTTCTCTTCGTCGCCGACAACGAGGCCGACCGGATGATCGCCGAGGAGCTGCTGCCCGAGGATGCCGAGCGCATCGTCCGTGTGCCCTGGTGGATCCCCCCGGCAGCGGCCGCCGCCGAAGAGGCAGCGGTGTCGGAATCGCAGGCGGCGCCTCGGCTGCGTGCGGCGAGGGCCCGGATGCTCCCGGCCGAGACTGCGAGATATCGGTCGCTGGGGCGTGAGACGGCCGAGACCCTGACCGATGTGCTCAGCCGGGTCGGGCCCGACGAGAGCGAGCGTGCGGTCGCGGCCGTCGCCGCTGCCGAGCTCATCGCCCGGGGCATTGATCCGCTCGTCGTGCTCGTCTCGGGCGCCGGTCGCGGTGCGTACCGGCATCCGCTTCCGACCGCCGGTGTTCTGGGCGATCGCGCGATGATCGTCGTCTGCGGTCGCCGTGACGGGCTCATCGCCAACGCGACACGATGGGTCGGCGCATCCGTCGATGAGGAGCCGATCCTCGGAGTCGAGCGCGCATTCCTCGACGCCTCCGTTCCCGGCGCTCACCTCGATGACGCCTTCGCAGCCGGCACGGCGGCATACGCCCGCTTCGGGTTCGACGTCGACGAGTGGCAGCGGCATCACCAGGGTGGGCCGACCGGCTACGCCGGACGCGACCCCCGCGCCACGGCATCCACGACCGATCTGCTCGTCGAGGATCAGGCGTTCGCCTGGAACCCGACCGCGCCCGGGGTCAAGGTCGAGGACACCATGCTGCGCACCTCGGCGGGCTGGGAGGTGCTCACGGTCGACGAGCGCTGGCCGTCGGTCGAGTACGCGGGGCTGCGACGCCCGGTCGCACGGGCGTACGGGGTCTGA
- a CDS encoding LacI family DNA-binding transcriptional regulator: MPVSIRDVAVRAGVSVGTVSNVLNRPDEVSSDSVERVTQAIEELGYVRNDAARKLRAGVSTTVGFVVLDGQNPFYNDVVRGAEDEASSHGIAILYGNTDDDPSREKVYLDLFREQQVRGLLIAPYGDVMTQLRKFRASGIATVLVDRFSADSGFSSVSVDSVAGGRLAVEHLIEGGRRRIAFVGGPFDMRQVTDRLAGARAAAENAAVHVELEVVPTSAMTVEEGVAAGARLLTRPRREWPDALFAANDLLALGLLQSLVSGGRVLVPDEIALIGFDDNPFAAAAAVPLSSIRQPSRMIGRTALRIVLEEAADPESIPRQTVFPPELIVRRSTGG; this comes from the coding sequence ATGCCCGTCAGCATCCGCGATGTCGCCGTCCGTGCGGGCGTCTCCGTGGGCACGGTCTCGAATGTCCTGAACCGTCCGGACGAGGTCTCCAGCGACTCGGTCGAACGGGTCACCCAGGCGATCGAAGAGCTCGGCTACGTGCGCAACGACGCGGCGCGCAAACTGCGCGCCGGGGTGAGTACGACCGTCGGATTCGTGGTGCTCGACGGACAGAACCCGTTCTACAACGACGTCGTGCGCGGCGCGGAGGACGAGGCATCGAGCCACGGCATCGCGATCCTCTACGGCAACACCGACGACGACCCTTCCCGCGAGAAGGTCTACCTCGACCTGTTCCGTGAGCAGCAGGTGCGCGGTCTGCTCATCGCCCCGTACGGCGATGTCATGACGCAGCTGCGCAAGTTCCGCGCGAGCGGTATCGCGACCGTGCTGGTCGACCGGTTCAGCGCCGACAGCGGGTTCTCGTCGGTCTCGGTCGACAGCGTCGCCGGTGGCCGGTTGGCGGTCGAGCACCTGATCGAGGGCGGGCGTCGGCGCATCGCCTTCGTCGGCGGCCCCTTCGACATGCGTCAGGTCACCGACCGCCTCGCCGGAGCCCGCGCCGCAGCCGAGAACGCGGCGGTGCACGTCGAGCTCGAAGTCGTGCCGACCTCGGCGATGACCGTGGAGGAGGGTGTCGCCGCCGGCGCGAGACTGCTCACCCGGCCTCGTCGCGAGTGGCCGGATGCCCTCTTCGCCGCCAACGATCTGCTGGCACTGGGACTCCTGCAATCCCTGGTCTCGGGCGGACGCGTGCTGGTGCCCGACGAGATCGCGCTGATCGGCTTCGACGACAATCCGTTCGCCGCCGCGGCCGCCGTGCCGCTGTCATCGATCCGCCAGCCCAGCCGCATGATCGGGCGCACGGCGTTGCGGATCGTGCTCGAAGAGGCGGCCGATCCCGAGAGCATCCCCCGGCAGACCGTATTCCCGCCCGAGCTGATCGTGCGGCGCTCGACCGGCGGCTGA
- a CDS encoding sugar ABC transporter ATP-binding protein, with amino-acid sequence MVDAASARSAPPTALELHRVVKSFGPVVALRSGSLTLRSGSIHALIGENGAGKSTLVKIMAGLYRRDSGDFRLHGEDVDFTSTAQSKAAGIAVIYQEPTLFPDLSVTENIFMGRQPTGFLGRIDRKAMRTEVDQIFRRLGVALDPDRITEGLSIADQQIIEIAKAISLDASVLIMDEPTAALSGVEVDRLFTVARSLRDEGRAILFISHRFDEVFDLCDTVTVMRDGAYIDTTSIAETTVDDLVRQMVGRDVTELFPKQEAALGEPLLEVQGLTSPGVFHDISFTVRAGEIVALAGLVGAGRSEVARAVFGVDPYGQGEVRMLGAAVARRNPTAAMRSGLALVPEDRRKQGLVIDASVGGNITLAIRRRLSKWGLITSGIENRAAREWASRLEVKTHALDTVSSTLSGGNQQKVVLAKWLATDPRVLIIDEPTRGIDVGTKSEVHRLLSQLAGEGMGILMISSELPEVLGMADRVLVMREGRITAEISRDDATSENVMFAATHSSEQHS; translated from the coding sequence GTGGTAGACGCAGCCTCCGCCCGCAGCGCTCCCCCCACCGCTCTCGAGCTTCATCGGGTCGTCAAGTCCTTCGGACCCGTCGTCGCCCTCCGCTCGGGCAGCCTCACACTCCGCTCGGGGTCGATCCACGCCCTCATCGGCGAGAACGGCGCAGGCAAGTCGACGCTCGTCAAGATCATGGCGGGTCTGTACCGCCGCGACTCGGGCGACTTCCGCCTGCACGGCGAAGACGTCGACTTCACCAGCACCGCCCAGTCGAAGGCCGCGGGCATCGCGGTCATCTACCAGGAGCCCACGCTGTTCCCCGACCTCTCGGTCACCGAGAACATCTTCATGGGTCGCCAGCCCACAGGCTTCCTCGGACGCATCGACCGCAAGGCCATGCGCACCGAGGTCGACCAGATCTTCCGCCGCCTCGGTGTCGCGCTCGACCCGGACCGCATCACCGAGGGGCTGTCGATCGCCGACCAGCAGATCATCGAGATCGCCAAGGCCATCTCGCTCGACGCCAGCGTTCTGATCATGGACGAGCCGACGGCGGCGCTCAGCGGTGTCGAGGTCGATCGCCTGTTCACCGTCGCCCGGAGCCTGCGCGACGAGGGCAGGGCGATCCTGTTCATCTCGCACCGCTTCGACGAGGTGTTCGATCTGTGCGACACCGTCACGGTCATGCGCGACGGCGCCTACATCGACACCACGTCGATCGCCGAGACGACCGTCGACGACCTCGTCCGCCAGATGGTGGGCCGTGACGTCACCGAGCTCTTCCCCAAGCAGGAGGCCGCGCTCGGCGAACCGCTGCTCGAAGTGCAGGGGCTGACCAGCCCCGGAGTCTTCCACGACATCTCCTTCACGGTGCGAGCGGGAGAGATCGTCGCGCTCGCCGGACTCGTCGGAGCCGGTCGCTCCGAGGTCGCCCGCGCCGTCTTCGGCGTCGACCCGTACGGCCAGGGCGAGGTGCGGATGCTCGGCGCAGCCGTCGCGCGCCGCAACCCCACCGCCGCGATGCGCAGCGGACTGGCTCTCGTGCCGGAGGACCGCCGCAAGCAGGGGCTCGTCATCGACGCCAGCGTCGGCGGCAACATCACGCTGGCGATCCGTCGTCGTCTGTCGAAGTGGGGCCTGATCACGAGCGGCATCGAGAACCGCGCGGCCCGCGAGTGGGCGTCGCGCCTCGAGGTGAAGACCCACGCGCTCGACACCGTCTCATCCACCCTCTCCGGCGGAAACCAGCAGAAGGTCGTCCTCGCGAAGTGGCTCGCCACCGACCCGCGTGTCCTGATCATCGACGAGCCGACCCGCGGCATCGACGTCGGCACGAAGTCCGAGGTGCACCGCCTTCTCTCGCAGCTCGCGGGAGAGGGCATGGGGATCCTGATGATCTCGTCGGAGCTCCCCGAGGTCCTCGGCATGGCCGACCGCGTGCTCGTGATGCGCGAAGGCCGCATCACCGCCGAGATCTCCCGCGACGACGCCACCAGCGAGAACGTCATGTTCGCCGCCACTCACTCATCGGAGCAGCACTCATGA
- a CDS encoding ABC transporter permease codes for MSLTTAPAAAAPAIAKKPGGIGRAREFGILAALVLVVIAATVKNPAFLFSADGWRDLLLTPSILMLVAVGQAIVIITRNVDLSVGSVMGLTAYLTGRLFVDVPGIPIVVVVIAAVLLGAFLGLVNGALVAFAKVPAMVITLGTLYAYRGINVLWTGSDRINASDMPKDFLGLGTQQILFIPVLSIIAVIVLALAAWYLRNTRGGREYYAIGSDPSAAELYGLKVTRRVLSAFILSGALAGLAGVFYAARYGSISSQAGSGWELDAVGAAVIGGIAITGGVGTVWGAAIGAMLLMTINRALPILGIPDFWQRAVVGVLIIGAIVLDRVLAVRQRRQLIEARDES; via the coding sequence ATGAGCCTCACCACAGCCCCCGCGGCCGCCGCTCCGGCGATCGCGAAGAAGCCGGGCGGCATCGGTCGCGCGCGCGAGTTCGGGATCCTCGCCGCCCTCGTGCTCGTCGTGATCGCCGCCACCGTGAAGAACCCGGCCTTCCTGTTCAGCGCCGACGGCTGGCGCGACCTGCTGCTGACCCCCTCGATCCTCATGCTCGTGGCGGTCGGCCAGGCGATCGTGATCATCACGCGCAACGTCGACCTCTCGGTGGGGTCGGTGATGGGCCTGACGGCGTATCTGACCGGGCGGCTGTTCGTCGACGTCCCCGGCATCCCGATCGTCGTCGTCGTGATCGCGGCCGTGCTGCTCGGCGCCTTCCTCGGCCTCGTGAACGGCGCGCTGGTCGCGTTCGCGAAGGTGCCGGCGATGGTGATCACGCTCGGCACGCTGTATGCCTACCGCGGCATCAACGTGCTGTGGACGGGCAGCGACCGCATCAACGCCTCCGACATGCCCAAGGACTTCCTGGGGCTCGGCACGCAGCAGATCCTGTTCATCCCCGTGCTGTCGATCATCGCGGTCATCGTCCTCGCGCTCGCCGCCTGGTACCTGCGAAACACCCGCGGCGGCCGCGAGTACTACGCGATCGGATCCGACCCCTCGGCCGCCGAGCTCTACGGACTCAAGGTCACCCGCCGCGTGCTGTCGGCGTTCATCCTCTCGGGTGCGCTCGCCGGCCTCGCCGGTGTGTTCTACGCCGCGCGGTACGGGTCGATCAGCTCGCAGGCCGGCTCCGGATGGGAGCTGGATGCGGTCGGCGCGGCCGTCATCGGCGGCATCGCGATCACCGGCGGCGTCGGCACGGTCTGGGGAGCGGCCATCGGCGCGATGCTCCTGATGACCATCAACCGCGCGCTGCCGATCCTCGGCATCCCCGACTTCTGGCAGCGCGCCGTCGTCGGCGTGCTCATCATCGGGGCCATCGTGCTCGACCGCGTGCTCGCCGTGCGGCAGAGACGCCAGCTCATCGAGGCAAGGGACGAATCATGA